The sequence TGAATTTAGTGGAATAACGAATTTGATGGATAATACACCTTGGAATTTCTGTTTGTGGGTATACTGCATGAATGGCATCACCAAATCCGGTAAGGCCATCTACAGAAACAATCAGGATATCCTCTACTCCCCGGTTTTTAATTTCTGTCAGAACTCCAAGCCAGTATTTTGCACTTTCATTTCCTCCGACCCACATACCCAGAACTTCCTTTGAGCCGTTTAAGCGAATTCCGATAGCAATATAGACTGCTTTTTTGACAGTTGCATTATCCTGCCTTACATAATAGTGAATGGCATCCATGAACACAACCGCATATTTTCTATCAAGGGGACGATTTTTCCACTCTTTTGCCAGGGACAGAATGCGGTCTGTCATCTTAGATATCATTTCAGCAGAGGCTTCTACTCCATAAACACTGTGCAGATGAGTTGAGATATCTCTTGTGGACATTCCTTCGCATACATGGAAAGTACTTGATCCTCAATATTGGAAATATCTGTTTGATTCTTTTTTACAATCTGTGGCTCAAAATCACCTTTTCTATCTCTCGGAATATCCAGAGAGATTTCTACCATGGAAGAAACTACGTTTTTCCTGCTGTAGCCGTTTCGACTGTTGTCCGTTTCTTTTGCCGAATAGTCATACTTAGAGTATCCGAGCTCTGTATCCAGTTCCGCCTCCAGCATACCTTGCAAGGTATCACCAAGCAGGTCTTTTAGCATCTCCTGGACATCCTGTGCAGTTTTGGGCTGATAATGCTGTAAGAGCCCATTGATGAATGCTTTTCGTTCCGGTGAAAGTTTTCTTTGTCTTGCCATAAAAATATCCTCCTGGATTAATATTTATTTTAATATTAATCCAAGAGGATTTCTCTTAGTTTACACAATTTTTTTACAGTCTCCCTTTTTATATCTGATTGCATAATTTCTAAACCAGCATCTGATAATTCTCAATATCCAATATTTTCCCAAGCTTTACTCCCACTTCCCTTATAGTCCCGCAATGAATAAATCCCAATCTCTCATGAAGCCGGATGCTCGCCTCATTCCCTCCTGTTATTACAGAAATAACCGTATGAATATCATCCCGTTCCTTAGCCATCTCAATGATTGTATAGGCTAATTCCCCGGCTATGCCTCTGCGACGGTAGTCCCTATCAATATATACGGACAGTTCTACTGTGGCTGCATAAGCTTCTTTTGGACGGTAAGAGGAAAGGCTGGCATACCCCACTGCTTTACCATCTTCTTCTGCCACGATCAATGGATGATTCCCCACGTTATGTTCCCGAAACCAGACCAGCCGCTCCTCCATTGTTTTAGGATTCAAATCAAATGTAGCCAGTCCACGTTCCACTTCATAATTATAAATCTTTAAAAGCTCCGGCATATCCTTTTCTTCTGCGGTTCTGATCACCATATTATTTCCTCCTGGGTATGATTGGACTTAACAAATGTATCATACATCAAACTACTGCCCTCGTCCAATACAAATTGCAAGAAAATAAACCCTTTTTATTCCAGCCTTTTTCAGAGCTCGTGTACAGGCTTCTATGGTGCTCCCCGTGGTATAAATATCATCCACTAAAATGACTCCCTTAACCCCTTCTATCATATTTCCCGCTGAAAATGCCTCCTCCAGATTCTTAAGCCTTCCCGCAGGATCAAGCCCCTTTTGGGGCATGGTTTTTTTATTTCTTACCAGCATTGAGGGACAAACAGCGAGTCCTAGATGTTCTTCGATCCTACGGGCCAAAATCTCTGCTTGATTAAATCCCCTCTCCTTTTTCCTGGAAGGATGGACGGGAACAGGAACAAGGACGTTTGCCTCCATGCGCCGGATCAGTTTCCCATACCGAGCATAGATCGCTTCCCCATAAAAATCCAGGTATTCCCGCTTATTCTTATATTTTATTTTCGCCATTGAGCTTCCGGCAGTTTCATCATAATTCAAAAGGGCCCTGCCATACTCAAAGGTACGCTTATGCCTGACACAGTCAAAGCAGTACTCCATATCAGGACTTATGACCTCCTTTCCACATTTTTTACAGACTGGATTCTTGACAAATGATAGTTTTTTCACACATTCCGGGCAGATCAGCCCGCCTTTTGGCATAACGATTTCGTCACAGACTGGGCATCGTCTGGGAAATAGTAGATCAACAAAATATAAAGGGTACATATTATAAGATTCTCCTTAAAAATAATAGAATTAAAGATTGAATTAAAGAAAAGAATTAAAGAAAAGAATTAAAAAGTAGAATTAAGCTAGAAATTAAATAAAAATGAAAACAGTAATTAAAATAGAAATCGAAAACAGTAATTGAAAACAGTAATTTGAAACTGAAATTAAGAACAGAAAGACAGAAATTAAAAACAGAATTACAGAATTTAAAAACAGAAATTTAAAAAAATAAAAGATCATAAGATAGACGCCTCGCACAAAGCCTGTCTACCCAAAAAATTTACGCAAGTGGCAGGCCGAACAAACATGCATACATATTCCCCCGGCAGCCACTGCAATAAAGAGAAAAACACGCATAGCATCTTTCTCTCATTTAATTTAACTTACTGATTTCGCAGATCCGGTCCTTTAATCCCGAATATCTCCTCTGCTCCATTTCATTATTCACCATATCTCCGAAAATTTCCGGCATTCCCACCAGGCAGACACAAGATTTAGCACGGGTCACTGCGGTGTAAATCAGATTCCTGGTCATCAACATCCTTGGACCGGAAAAAACGGGAATGACCACTGCCGGGTATTCGCTTCCCTGAGACTTGTGAATGGTAATGGCATAGGCAAGCTCCAGTTCCTCCAGCTGCTTAAAGCTGTAGTCCACCATGCGCCCTTCGTCGAATTCCACGGTTACCAGCTCTGCAAAGGCATTGATTTCCCGGACAATTCCCATATCCCCATTGTAAACGCCGGTACCCTTGTCCATGGGAATCCCGTATTTGTTGCGGACCTCCCACTCAATGTTATAATTATTCTTGATCTGCATGACCTTATCACCTACCCGGTAAGTGACTCCGGCCGTTTCCTTTTCAGCTTTTCCATCTCCTGGGGGATTTAAATATTCCTGTAAAATGGTATTTAACCGTTCCACACCGATGGCACCTTTTCTCATTGGCGTCATGATCTGAATATCATAGGTCTTAGCATGAACATAACCGGGCAGTTTGTCCTGAACCAAGGTGATCATGGCATTGATGATCGCATTGGGGGCCTCTCTCTTTATGAAGAGAAAATCATTGCTCTTTTTCCCCAACGGGACCTGCTCTCCCCTGTTGATCTTATGGGCATTGACCACAATATCGCTTTGGGTTGCCTGACGGAAAATCTTAGTGAGCATAACTACGTTAAAGCTTCCGGAATCAATCATATCCCGAAGTACGTTACCAGGGCCAACGCTGGGGAGCTGATTTACATCTCCTACAAGGATCAGCCTTGTCCCCGGATTAATTGCCTTTAGCAGAGACTGCATCAAATGGATATCCACCATGGAGGTCTCATCAATGATCACCGCGTCGGCATCCAGAGGATTTTCCTCATTTCTTTCAAAATGCATCCCCAGAGACCGGTCATCTCCCGGGACCCCAGTCAGCTCCAGGAGCCGGTGGATGGTCCTCGCCTCATATCCAGTGGCTTCCGTCATCCTCTTTGCAGCCCTGCCGGTAGGAGCCGCAAGGAGAATTTCCATCTCCTGGCTTTCAAAGAACCGTATGATGGTGTTGATGGTAGTCGTCTTACCTGTACCCGGACCACCGGTGATGATAAGAAGTCCGCTGTTTACTGCTTCCACCACTGCCTGAACCTGTTTTTCGTCCAGCTCAATCTGCTCTTCCTTTTGAAGCTTAAGAAGCTGGGTCTGGATCTCCTCTTCTGGCATCCGCCCCCTGATATTTAAGTCATGAAGCATCTTTGCCACATTTAGTTCCATGTAATAATATAGGGAAGCGTAAACAATCCGTTTTCCTTCCAACTCCCGGATGACAAGCCGTTTATCCAGCTGCATATCCATCAGATGCTTTTCTATAAAAGAAGGCTCTATTTTAAGAAGCTCCGAGGCCTGGGACAAAAGATCTTCCTCTGGCAGATAGGTATGACCGTTTGCCGTAGCCTGTAAGAGGATGTACAACACGCCGCATTTGATGCGGAAATCCGAATCCGTGAAAATTCCTGCTTTTCTGGCAATTTCATCTGCCATTTTGAATCCTACACCAGGAATATCATCCGCCAGCTGGTAAGGGTTTTCCTTTAACACACTGTAAAGCCTGGGACCATACTCTTGATAGATCTTTACCGCCAGATTCATGGTAATTCCATACTCCTGAAGGAACATCATGGCCTGGCGCATCTCCTTTTTCTCCTCTACCTGCTGAGAGATAGACATCGCCATCTTTTCGCTGACTCCCTTTACTTCGGAAAGCCGTTCCGGCTCCTCTTCCATGATACGGAATGTATCAGCTTTAAAGCGGCGGACGATCCGGGAGGCCAGAGCTGCTCCGATACCCTTGATGGCTCCTGATCCCAGGTACCGTTCCATAGCCGCGGTATCCTCCGGGGCCTTGATCTCATAGCTCTCTACGGTCATCTGCTCTCCATAAACCGGATGCTCAGTCATGGAGCCTACAGCTTCAATCATTTCTCCTTCGCTTATGTAATGGAAACTTCCCACAAGGGTATACTCTTCACCAGCCTCCACGAGACTTAGTACCGTGTAGCCGTTGTCCTCGTTCCTGTATTTAATTTTCTCTACAAATCCGCAGACTGTTGCCATGGCTCCTCCCGTAGACGATAAGAAACTCGCTTTGCGGGTTTCTTATCGTTATCGCGTCATTCGCCGAATGAAGATGCAAGCATCTTCTCCCGACTCGTTGTACGCACAAATACAAGCGGACTGCCGCAAAACCAGCCCCACCGGAATCTTGCGATGCCGCCAGGGTCGTTCTAAAGCAGTCCTGTCAACCATAGGCAGGACCGATATCTCTATCAGCCTGTCTTTTGGTTAAAATTCTGTTTTATTATTTCCGCCATGCATGTATTCAATGAATTTACCTGTTCCAATGGCTACTGCAGTCAGCGGATCCTCTGCGATCATGGTGTTGATACCCGTCTTTTCTTCGATCAGGGCATCCAGACCACTTAAGAGAGAGCCGCCTCCGGTAAGCACAATCCCCCGGTCAAAAATATCGGCTGCCAGTTCAGGTGGAGTACGCTCCAGTACGTTGTGAACCGCGTCTACGATCTGCATGGCCGGTTCTTTTAAGGCATCCAAAGTCTCGTCCGAAGTGACCACAATAGTTTTTGGCAGACCAGTAACAAGGTTACGCCCGCGAACCTCCATGGTTAAGACCTCCGGTCTTCTGTATGCGGCACCGATGTTAATCTTGATTTCCTCAGCCGTTCTCTCACCGATCAAAAGGTTATGTTTTTTGCGCATGTAACGGACAAGGGCTTCATCAAAATCATCTCCTGCAATCTTTATGGAGGTGCTCACTACCGTACCTCCAAGAGAAATAACTGCAATATCAGAGGTTCCTCCGCCTATATCAACGATCATATTGCCGCAGGCCTTTGCAATGTCGATTCCAGCACCAATCGCTGCTGCAACCGGCTCCTCTATGATTGCTACCTCTCTGGCCCCTGCCTGATAGGTGGCATCCTCTACCGCTTTTTTCTCCACCTCAGTGGCTCCGCTTGGAATGCACACACTGATTCTTGGTTTTCTCAGCGTTCTTTTACCAACCGCCTTGTTGATAAAGTATTTAAGCATCTTTTCTGTTACGGTATAATCAGAAATAACTCCTTGACGAAGAGGCCTTACTGCAACAATGTTGCCTGGCGTTCTTCCGATCATCAGTCTGGCTTCCTCTCCAATTGCTTTGATTTTATTAGTATCACGGTCAATGGCTACAACGGAAGGTTCCTTTAATACAACTCCCTTTCCCTTAATATAGACCAGTATGCTTGCTGTACCTAAATCAATTCCAATATCATTGGACATCATCATTATGATTCCTCCTGTTCGCTGAATCCTGTTCCCAGGGTTACTTTTATCTTCAAAATTATGCCTAATTCGTAAATGAAGTCACAGTCTCTATCTTATTATATACAATAACCCTAGGATTTTAAAGGTTTTTTTTAATTTTTATTATGTTTATTTTTTTTTAATATATGGTACACATTTTAGTCACATTTTCTACGTATAATAGTATTACGTTATCTGAAAGGATAACGGGCCTTTTGTTTCAAGTAACTTACTTGAAATCACAAAGCTTTTTCATACTCATACCGGACGGCGAGAGCCGTCCGGCCCCCCTAAAGAATTCATTTACCCGCTTCTTACTGGAAGCGGTTTTTTTATTTTAATTACGTTCCAATAGCTTCGATTTATTTTGGTTAGATTTATTTTGGTTAGGTTCTTTTTAGTTAGATTCTTTTTAACTCATCTGAGCCGAGAAACATTCTGCGAGGCCTAAGCGCATCTATATCTGTCAAAGTTCTGAAAATTTAGATTTTATCTTCGCATCTTACGGCATCATCAAGGACTGATAAACTTTCTAAAAAGTCAAAAGAGGACACCATCCAGTATCCTCTCCTACTGTCATTCTTCTCATTCAATCCAAATAATAATATGTTCCATCTAGCCCAACTTTTTTTCTTTATCAGGATAATATTAAGATAATTTAAGCGCCCATTCCCTGCAGTCCAGCACTCTCGTAGCAATTCCATCGTAGAATTCCGGTTCATGGCATATCAGGAGAATACTTCCCTTATACTCCTTTAAAGCTCTCTTAAGTTCTTCCTTTGCCTCCATATCCAGATGGTTGGTAGGCTCATCCAAAAGAAGTACATTGGTTTCCCGGTTAATGAGCTTGCATAATCTTACCTTTGCCTGCTCTCCGCCGCTAAGCACCCGCACCTGACTCTCAATGTGCTTAGTAGTCAGGCCGCATTTGGCAAGAGCCGACCGGACCTGGTACTGGGTATAGGAAGGAAACTCTTTCCAGATCTCTTCGATGCAGGTGGTGGTATTACCGGGAGTCATCTCCTGTTCAAAGTATCCAATGGAAAGGTAATCTCCAAGCTCCACACTTCCACCTAAGGACGGTATAAGCCCCAGAATGCTCTTTAACAGAGTGGTCTTTCCAATACCGTTTGCACCTACCAGCACCACCTTTTCCCCGCGCTCCATGGAAAGATTTAAAGGGCTTGACAAAGGCTCCTCATAACCTATAACCATATCCGTAGTCTCAATGATATATTTTCCGGCTGTACGGGCTTCCATAAAATGAAACTCCGGCTTTGGCTTATCTTTTGAAAGCTCAATGACATCCATCTTATCCAGCTTTTTTTGTCTGGACATGGCCATGTTCCTGGTGGACACCCGGGCCTTATTACGGGCTACAAAATCCTCCAGCTCCGAAATCTCCTGCTGCTGCCGCTTATAAGCCGCTTCTAATTGCGCCCGTTTCACCGCATACACTTCCTGAAACTTTTCATAGTCGCCCACATAACGATCCAGGTTTTGGTTCTCCATATTATAGATGATATTTACCACGCTGTTTAAGAATGGGATATCATGGGATATCAGGATAAATGCATTTTCATACTCCTGAAGATACCGTTTCAGCCATTCAATATGCTGTACGTCCAGATAATTCGTAGGCTCATCAAGGAGTAGGATATCCGGCTTCTCAAGTAAAAGCTTTCCTAAAAGAGTTTTAGTCCTCTGGCCTCCGCTTAATTCCGTCACGTCCTTATCCAGGCCCATGTCGCTTAATCCCAAGGCCCTGGCCACTTCCTCCACCTTTGAATCAATAATATAAAAGTCATGGGCCATGAGAAGGTCCTGAATGGTTCCAAGTTCCTCCATCATGGAGGCCATGGTTTCCTCATCTGCCTCTCCCATTTTGTCACAGATTTCATTCATCTGTTCTTCCATCTGAAACAGGAACGCAAAAGCGCCTTTTAATACATCCCGGATGGTCATCCCCTTATCCAGCACCGTATGCTGGTCCAGATAACCAACGCGGACCCGTTTCGCCCACTCCACCTTACCTTCATCCGGCTGTAATGTTCCGGTTATTATATTCATAAATGTGGATTTACCTTCCCCGTTGGCTCCGATCAGGCCGATATGCTCTCCCTTTAAAAGACGGAAGGATACATCCTGAAAGATGGCACGGTCCCCGAATCCATGGGTCAGATGTTCTACGTTTAATATGCTCATTGAAAAACTCCTTTATTATTACGGTTTACTTTGGCTTTTCGCCGGTTTTTCACTATTCTAAATACGAAACATCATAATTCTACATGACAGAAGCAATTAAGGCAAGCAAAGGTTGCAAAAAGAGTCAAAAACGTTTATGATAAACCCAAAAGAATTTTCCATGGAAGGGTTAAGTTTATGTATTTATATACTTGGTATCAATGGCTGCTGTTTTTCTTCATCTATTGCTTTATTGGCTGGATTATCGAATCCACTTATGTTTCCGTAAGAAGCCTTCATTTTGTAAACCGCGGTTTTCTCAGACTTCCCCTTCTTCCTCTCTACGGAAGCGGGGCTATTATCATGCTGTGGCTGTCCATTCCTGTCCAGGGCAACTTATTCCTGGTGTTTCTCTTTGGCATGCTGGGTGCCTCCGCTCTGGAATACGTAACCGGATATGTCATGGAGCGCCTGTTTAAGATGAAATATTGGGATTACAGCAACAATCCTTTTAATTTAAACGGTTATGTCTGTCTTCCCAACTCTATTGCCTGGGGATTTCTTACTCTTTTGCTGACGGAAGTTATTCACCGTCCCTTAGAATGGCTGGTCCTTCGCTTAAACGGGACAGCATCCATCAGCCTTGTGATTTTGGTTGGCATCCTTTTTGTCACTGATGCCATACGCTCCACCAAGGAAGCCTTAGACCTTGGCCGCATCCTGGAAACCATGACAAAGCTAAAGTCCGAGTTGGATGAGGTACAGGTGCAGATGGCCTTGTTAAAGGCAGAAACCGCCCAAAAGGTATCCGACATAAAAACCGAGACTATTATGAAGGCTGCCAGTTTAAAGGGAGAAACCATGGGAAAAATTTCCTCTTTGAAGGCTGAAACTGCCAGTGTTTTAAAAGAATCCGCCTTAATGGAACGCCTTCAGTCACTAACGGAAACCAAAGAGAAATTGACCGGACGACTGACCTCTTATCGAAAGGGAATCCTTCGCCGGAACCCTACCGCTTCATCCCGGCTGTTCGGTGAGGCCTTAAGGGAATTAAAAGAATATTCCAAAAAATATAAAAAATCATAATCTAAAAATCGAAGATAAAGACGGAGCCGGCTAAAAGCCAGGCTCCGTCTTTATTCTGTCAAAATCCTACATCATCTTATCTACCATAGCCATAACAGCCTCTCCAAGCTTTGCAGACCGCTCATCCGCATCCACCATAGAATCACCCTTAACGCCATAGTAAAATTTAATCTTGGGTTCCGTTCCCGAAGGCCTTACACACAGCCATGCATCCTCAGTCAGATCGTAATAAAGTACATCCGACTGGGGAAGTCCGGTTGGTCTGGTTTCTCCGGTATTCATATCCTTAACGGTATCAAGCTTATAATCCCTGGCAGAAAGAACGTGATATCCGCCAACTTCTGTTGGCGTTTCCCTGCGCATGGTCTCCATGATTGCCCGGATCTTTTCCTGTCCCTCAATGCCTTTTAAGCCGATGGCCTTCACCGCATCTTTATAATAGCCATATTTTTCATACATGGCAATCATGGCATCCCACAGGGTCATGCCCTTTGTCTTATAATAGGCTGCAGCCTCACACAAAGCGACCGTAGCGGAAATGGCATCT is a genomic window of Lacrimispora sphenoides containing:
- a CDS encoding ABC-F family ATP-binding cassette domain-containing protein, encoding MSILNVEHLTHGFGDRAIFQDVSFRLLKGEHIGLIGANGEGKSTFMNIITGTLQPDEGKVEWAKRVRVGYLDQHTVLDKGMTIRDVLKGAFAFLFQMEEQMNEICDKMGEADEETMASMMEELGTIQDLLMAHDFYIIDSKVEEVARALGLSDMGLDKDVTELSGGQRTKTLLGKLLLEKPDILLLDEPTNYLDVQHIEWLKRYLQEYENAFILISHDIPFLNSVVNIIYNMENQNLDRYVGDYEKFQEVYAVKRAQLEAAYKRQQQEISELEDFVARNKARVSTRNMAMSRQKKLDKMDVIELSKDKPKPEFHFMEARTAGKYIIETTDMVIGYEEPLSSPLNLSMERGEKVVLVGANGIGKTTLLKSILGLIPSLGGSVELGDYLSIGYFEQEMTPGNTTTCIEEIWKEFPSYTQYQVRSALAKCGLTTKHIESQVRVLSGGEQAKVRLCKLINRETNVLLLDEPTNHLDMEAKEELKRALKEYKGSILLICHEPEFYDGIATRVLDCREWALKLS
- a CDS encoding putative ABC transporter permease, producing MYLYTWYQWLLFFFIYCFIGWIIESTYVSVRSLHFVNRGFLRLPLLPLYGSGAIIMLWLSIPVQGNLFLVFLFGMLGASALEYVTGYVMERLFKMKYWDYSNNPFNLNGYVCLPNSIAWGFLTLLLTEVIHRPLEWLVLRLNGTASISLVILVGILFVTDAIRSTKEALDLGRILETMTKLKSELDEVQVQMALLKAETAQKVSDIKTETIMKAASLKGETMGKISSLKAETASVLKESALMERLQSLTETKEKLTGRLTSYRKGILRRNPTASSRLFGEALRELKEYSKKYKKS
- a CDS encoding GNAT family N-acetyltransferase; its protein translation is MVIRTAEEKDMPELLKIYNYEVERGLATFDLNPKTMEERLVWFREHNVGNHPLIVAEEDGKAVGYASLSSYRPKEAYAATVELSVYIDRDYRRRGIAGELAYTIIEMAKERDDIHTVISVITGGNEASIRLHERLGFIHCGTIREVGVKLGKILDIENYQMLV
- a CDS encoding SF1B family DNA helicase RecD2, with the translated sequence MATVCGFVEKIKYRNEDNGYTVLSLVEAGEEYTLVGSFHYISEGEMIEAVGSMTEHPVYGEQMTVESYEIKAPEDTAAMERYLGSGAIKGIGAALASRIVRRFKADTFRIMEEEPERLSEVKGVSEKMAMSISQQVEEKKEMRQAMMFLQEYGITMNLAVKIYQEYGPRLYSVLKENPYQLADDIPGVGFKMADEIARKAGIFTDSDFRIKCGVLYILLQATANGHTYLPEEDLLSQASELLKIEPSFIEKHLMDMQLDKRLVIRELEGKRIVYASLYYYMELNVAKMLHDLNIRGRMPEEEIQTQLLKLQKEEQIELDEKQVQAVVEAVNSGLLIITGGPGTGKTTTINTIIRFFESQEMEILLAAPTGRAAKRMTEATGYEARTIHRLLELTGVPGDDRSLGMHFERNEENPLDADAVIIDETSMVDIHLMQSLLKAINPGTRLILVGDVNQLPSVGPGNVLRDMIDSGSFNVVMLTKIFRQATQSDIVVNAHKINRGEQVPLGKKSNDFLFIKREAPNAIINAMITLVQDKLPGYVHAKTYDIQIMTPMRKGAIGVERLNTILQEYLNPPGDGKAEKETAGVTYRVGDKVMQIKNNYNIEWEVRNKYGIPMDKGTGVYNGDMGIVREINAFAELVTVEFDEGRMVDYSFKQLEELELAYAITIHKSQGSEYPAVVIPVFSGPRMLMTRNLIYTAVTRAKSCVCLVGMPEIFGDMVNNEMEQRRYSGLKDRICEISKLN
- a CDS encoding ComF family protein yields the protein MYPLYFVDLLFPRRCPVCDEIVMPKGGLICPECVKKLSFVKNPVCKKCGKEVISPDMEYCFDCVRHKRTFEYGRALLNYDETAGSSMAKIKYKNKREYLDFYGEAIYARYGKLIRRMEANVLVPVPVHPSRKKERGFNQAEILARRIEEHLGLAVCPSMLVRNKKTMPQKGLDPAGRLKNLEEAFSAGNMIEGVKGVILVDDIYTTGSTIEACTRALKKAGIKRVYFLAICIGRGQ
- a CDS encoding rod shape-determining protein, producing MIMMMSNDIGIDLGTASILVYIKGKGVVLKEPSVVAIDRDTNKIKAIGEEARLMIGRTPGNIVAVRPLRQGVISDYTVTEKMLKYFINKAVGKRTLRKPRISVCIPSGATEVEKKAVEDATYQAGAREVAIIEEPVAAAIGAGIDIAKACGNMIVDIGGGTSDIAVISLGGTVVSTSIKIAGDDFDEALVRYMRKKHNLLIGERTAEEIKINIGAAYRRPEVLTMEVRGRNLVTGLPKTIVVTSDETLDALKEPAMQIVDAVHNVLERTPPELAADIFDRGIVLTGGGSLLSGLDALIEEKTGINTMIAEDPLTAVAIGTGKFIEYMHGGNNKTEF